GAACTGCTCATTGGCTCAATGATTTGACGATGTCCTTTCTTATACAAAGATGAGTATTTATACACCCAATTATAGACAGATGTTCGGGAAACTTGATAGTCAATACTGACCTCTCTGACTGTTAATAGGTTGTTCTCGATTTTGCGTACAACTTCTTTTCTGATTGATTCTGAAAAAGTACGTTGTCTCCTTTGGTCAAATTGCTTTTTAAAAGATGATGTTGTTGCCATTTCTTAACTTTTTGATGGTCAAAAAGTGGTCAACATATTTCAGGCACTGACA
Above is a genomic segment from Bacteroidota bacterium containing:
- a CDS encoding transposase, coding for MATTSSFKKQFDQRRQRTFSESIRKEVVRKIENNLLTVREVSIDYQVSRTSVYNWVYKYSSLYKKGHRQIIEPMSSSKQIKVLKDKIKELEQIVGQKQIELDFLNKLIEIAEEDLGIDIKKKTGSKHKSGSGKTKKA